Sequence from the Thermococcus sp. genome:
TGGAATCGTATCATAGTAGCTTCCCATATTACATCACCTGGTAGAAACACACCAGAAGAGAATTTAAACATTTCTCCGAGTTTTGCACATCATAAAGACTTCTTTTGTTCCAGCTGGCATTGCTCTCTATTTCTTGCTTTTGGCTCTCAATCATTTCTCATTCTCTCACCAGCCTGAACTTCAGCCACCAGTAGGTCTCGCTCTCATCCACCTTCTGCGGCTTCAGCTCAAAACTTCCCTCAAACAGCGGGCATTTTAAGACCACCGTGTGGAACTCGGCGAACTCGCCGACCGGGTCAACGCCCGGGTTTTCGCTTAGGAATTCTTCCAAATCATCAACCGAGCGGAAGGTGTAGCCAAGCCATTCCCTTCCCAGCTTCTCCTTGTTGACGGCTATTATCGAGTATTCAAAGCCAGTTTTCAGGATTTCCTCGGCGAGTTCTCTCGTGCTCCTTCCCCAGGGGGGTTCGAAGGGCTTCACCCCCGCTTCTTCCGCAAAGTGTTCAATCCACCTCAGGTGGTCCTCCAGCGGGACGTCGCCCGCTATGAGGTAATCAACGCCGAGAGCTGAGATGAACTCCGCCAGAGCCTCACTCCCTTTGGCCATGTCGAAGGTGAGGAGCTCCTTTCCCATAGCCTCGGCCAGCGTTTTTAATGCTTTAAAGTTCTCCCAGTGGGGCGAGAGACCGATGGTCGTTTTCAATGCGAGCAGGTAGGGAACTTCGATCCTGTTTTTCTCCGTCAGATGGAGAGCATAGAGTCCATCCTTGCCGCCCGAGAAGAAGGCAACACCCCTCACACCTTCCCCTCCGTTCTGAGTACTTCAAACTCCTCCCGAAGAATCGAGAGCTTGGTTCTGTTCACATAGGGTATTAAGGCACCACAGTCGAGACAAAGCCATACTCTCCCGTACACGGCTTTGGTAAAAATCCCCGTGGTTTTGCTTTTCCAGGGCGGGACCCAGAAGTACGTCGAGTGTCCGTACG
This genomic interval carries:
- a CDS encoding diphthine--ammonia ligase, giving the protein MRGVAFFSGGKDGLYALHLTEKNRIEVPYLLALKTTIGLSPHWENFKALKTLAEAMGKELLTFDMAKGSEALAEFISALGVDYLIAGDVPLEDHLRWIEHFAEEAGVKPFEPPWGRSTRELAEEILKTGFEYSIIAVNKEKLGREWLGYTFRSVDDLEEFLSENPGVDPVGEFAEFHTVVLKCPLFEGSFELKPQKVDESETYWWLKFRLVRE